The sequence TCTCCGCGGTGATCACCCGCGACATGATCCCGGCGATGTTCCGCCGCACCCGGCAGTGGACCGACGTCCAGGGCCTGAAGGCGGCCCGGATCACCACGGTCATCTTCGTCGCGCTGACCATGCTCGTGGCCACGCAGGCGCAGAACCTCGGCGGCGTGCTGCAGATCGTCGTCAACTGGGTCGCCGCGCTGATGGGCCCGATCTCGATCCCGCTGCTGCTGGGCATGCTGCCGTGGTTCCGCAAGTGCGGCCCGCGCGCGGCGCTGGTCTCCTGGGCGGGCGGCCTGATCGACTACGCCCTCTGCTACTACGTCTTCAACGCGAACCAGACCGTGCTGATCGCCACGCCGATCCTGGTCTCGCTGGCCCTGTACGTCGGTCTCGGCCTGCTCGCGCCCGAGCGCAGCGCGGCCGCCGATGAGATCGTCGACACCGTGAACGCCGACGACGACGTCGACCGCACGAAGGCGGGCACGGCCGTGCCCGCCTGACCGACGCCGGTCCACCCCCGGCCGCACCCGACAAACGGAGAGCAGAAAACAGATGGCACAGACCGAGATCGCGCTGGACGGCCTGCTGGCCTTCCCCCTCACCCCGTTCACCGAGGACCTCGAGGTCAACCTCGACGCGCTCGCGGAGAACGTGGAGAGCCACATCGCGGCGGGCGCCGGCGCCCTGTTCGTCGCGTGCGGCACGGGTGAATTCAGCTCCCTGTCGCCGGCCGAGCACGCCGCTGTGCTCGCGAAGACCCGTGAGGTCGCCGCGGGCCGGGTGCCGGTCTGGGTGGGTGCGGGCGGGGGTGCCGCCTCGGCGCGGGCGGGCGTCGCCCTCGCCGAGGCCGGGGGTGCCGACGGTGTCCTGCTGCTGCCGCCGTACCTGGTCACCGGGCCGCCGGCGGGCCTGGTCGACTTCGTCCGGTACGCCGTCGGCGACTCGTCGGTGCCGGTGATCGTCTACCACCGCGGCACCGGCGTGTACACCGCGCAGACGGCGGCGGCGCTGCTCGACATCCCCTCGATCGTGGGCCTGAAGGACGGCTACGGCGACGTCGAGGTGATGACCCGGATCGTCACCACCATCCGCGCGCTGGACACCGAGCGGGCCCGGAAGTTCTTGTTCTTCAACGGGTTGCCGACCGCG is a genomic window of Amycolatopsis lexingtonensis containing:
- a CDS encoding 5-dehydro-4-deoxyglucarate dehydratase, with the translated sequence MAQTEIALDGLLAFPLTPFTEDLEVNLDALAENVESHIAAGAGALFVACGTGEFSSLSPAEHAAVLAKTREVAAGRVPVWVGAGGGAASARAGVALAEAGGADGVLLLPPYLVTGPPAGLVDFVRYAVGDSSVPVIVYHRGTGVYTAQTAAALLDIPSIVGLKDGYGDVEVMTRIVTTIRALDTERARKFLFFNGLPTAEVSAKAYASIGVARYSSAVHCFAPEIAHRFHRALGEGDTRVMDALLTGFYLPLVALRDETPGFAVSMVKAAARLRGDKVGPVRPPLVEPTPEQVRRLEKIVEDGFVTLKALG